Genomic window (Longimicrobium sp.):
GGGAGCCGCTGGTCTCGGTGGTGACGCCGTGCTACAACGCGGCGCCGTTCGTGGCGGAGACCATCGAGTCGGTGCTGGCGCAGACGCACCCGTCGGTGGAGCAGATCGTGGTGGACGACGCCTCCACGGACGGGAGCTGGGAGGTGATCGAGCGCTACGTGGCGCTCCACCCCGGCCGGGTGCGCGGCGTGCGGCTGGAGGCGAACCGCGGCGGAAGCCACGCCCGCAACCGGGGCGCGGAGCTGGCGCGCGGCGACATGGTGATGTTCCTGGACGCGGACGACGTCATCGCGCCGGACACGCTCGCCGCCCTCGTGGATGCCGTGCGCCACCGAGCGGACGGGATCGCGGTGTGCGGGTGGTCGCGCCTGGCCAAGGTGGACGGCGCGTGGGTGGCCTCGCCGGCCGAGATCACCCCGCCCGACCCCGCGGCGGACCCCCTGCGCGAGTGGCTGGAGGGGCGCTGGGTGGCCACCTGCTCCGTGCTCTGGCGCCGCGAGGTGTACGAGCGCACCGGCGGGTGGGACGAGGCGCTCACCGGCAACGACGACGGCGACGTGATGATGCGCGCGCTGGCCGACGGAGCGCGCCTGGTGCCGGCCAGCGGGGGGATGAGCTTCTACCGGATGCACGGCGACTCGCGCGTCTCGGCCAGCGGCGCCATGCTCTTCTCGGAGCGCGTCTTCGGCTCCTTTCTGGATTCGCTGGAGAAGCTGGAGGCGCAGCTCGCTCGCGCGGGGAAGCTGGACGAGTACCTCCCCTCCATCGGCATCGCGTACGCCCGGCTCCCCGCCGCCGGCTTCCTGCAGACGCACCCGGAGCTGGCGCGCCGCTGCCTGGACCGGGCGGTGCGCTACGCCGCCGGCCCCGACGCGCTGCGGCCGGCGCTCGGCAGGACGCTCCCCGGGCGCATCCTTTCGCGGCTCCTGGGCGTGGAAGGGAAAGAAAAGATCGCCGGAGCGCTGGCCCGCCTGGGAATCATGACCGGGGAGCGCCGCAGGTTCCGGAAGGCGGCGGCCCTCCACTCGAGCCGCGCCGCGTCGCGGCCGGCGGACTGACCCTCACCCCCGCGTCCGGTAACGCCATGCCCATCGGCCTGGAAGTGCGTCCCATGGCGGTAAGGCTCATGAGGCTCGCGCCGGTGCGCTTCTTCGGCGCGGTGCTCCCGCGTGAGGTGATCGCCTTCTGCTACCACACGGTTTCGGACGAGTCGCTTCCGCACGTGCGGCCGATGTACCCGTACAAGACGGCGGCGCAGTTCGAGGCGGACCTGGTGTACCTCAAGAGCCGCTTCCGCCTGCTCTCGTACGAAGAGCTCGCGGAGGCGCGGCGTACCGGACGCC
Coding sequences:
- a CDS encoding glycosyltransferase, which gives rise to EPLVSVVTPCYNAAPFVAETIESVLAQTHPSVEQIVVDDASTDGSWEVIERYVALHPGRVRGVRLEANRGGSHARNRGAELARGDMVMFLDADDVIAPDTLAALVDAVRHRADGIAVCGWSRLAKVDGAWVASPAEITPPDPAADPLREWLEGRWVATCSVLWRREVYERTGGWDEALTGNDDGDVMMRALADGARLVPASGGMSFYRMHGDSRVSASGAMLFSERVFGSFLDSLEKLEAQLARAGKLDEYLPSIGIAYARLPAAGFLQTHPELARRCLDRAVRYAAGPDALRPALGRTLPGRILSRLLGVEGKEKIAGALARLGIMTGERRRFRKAAALHSSRAASRPAD